CACGAGGGAGATCGTCTCATCGTGCGGGACCCCCCCACCGAGGAAGAATACTTCCCAGCCGTCGGCCTCGAAGAGATCGGCGCACATCTGGGCGCTGAACTCCTCCGGCTCGCCGGCGGCACAGGTGATGAGGATCCGCCGGTCGATCGGGCTCTTGCGATCGAGCCGCGTCTGCAGGTGATCGGCGACCGTGCGATTGATCCGCGTGGCCATGTGCTCGGAGGCAAGGTTGATGCGGTCTTCGCGGTAAAGCTGATCGACGCGGGCCATCGCCGGCCAAAGCAGATCCTGGTAGAGGTTTCGCGGGTGAATGCCCTGATCGAGGGCGCTCTTCACCATCTCGCGGCAGGCGTGGCGCTGGCCCTGAAGGAGCGGATCGAGATAACGATTGAGGAGTTCGTGCGTGGACAAGGGAGTCTCCGTGGGGATCAGAGCCGTTGCGTCGTATTCGACGAGCCGGTGCAATCGCCTCCCGCGTTACACCGGTCGCTCTGATCCGACTGATTCGTAGTGAAGCCCGACATCCCGAAGGGCGACGAGGCGCAGAAATTGCCGAAGGACAAAGCAGCGAAGCCGCAGAGCTTGGGCATCTTGTTGATGGTGAGTATTCTGGAAAGTTTGGGTAACTTAGATAACATGGGCAATATGTAAGTCGGCGCGGGACCGTTTTTTTCTTGAGTGCCCATCCGCATTTGTGCGGTCACCAAATTAGCAAGGCCCGAGAATCCCGCTGAGTGCGTGCCCCATGCACGGCCCGTCCGAAAAAAGCACTCCGAATTAGAGGGCGATCCAGTATGAAAAAACCGCCTCCGAGGTCGAAAAAACTGCAGCCGCTATGGCGGTGCCCGAAGTGCGGACATGAATTCGTTACCCGGAATTTGTCACATTCGTGCACCAACTACACTCTGGACCATCATTTCAGAGGGAAGGACCCCATCTTTCACAAGACGTTCGACAAATGGCTGGCGGCGGCGCGCAAGTGCGGACCCATCACGGTCATCTCCCAAAAGACGCGGATCGTCTTCTCCGTGCGGGTTCGCTTCGCCAGCGTGATCGTCCGTAAGAACTGGCTGGAAGCGGGCTTGTGGCTATCCCGCGAAGTCCCCCATCCCCGCCTGAATCGCGTGGCGAACTACATGCCCGGTTGTTATTACCACTACTTCCGATTCACGAGACCGGCGGACATCGACCGTGACCTCGGCCCACTGCTCCGTGAGGCGTATGCGATTGGGTGCCAAAGGCCATTGGCCAAAAAATAATAAAAACGGGCGTTGCGCGAGTCCCCCGGGCCCGACTAGGCTTTCCGGGGATTGAGAAGTACGGCCCGACGAAGGTTTTTCCATGCGCCTTTACGTTCCAACAGCCTGCGTACTCTGTTTATTACCTTCCTTCGCATTTTCAGAGGAACCGGAGAGGGTCGAGGTCTCAGTTGAGGTGAAACATGCGGACGGAACAGATGCGCACGCCGCGATGGCAGGGCACATGTGGAGTTTCATGGAGTGTGGACCAGACCACCCATTCTCGAAGATCTCGAAAGATATGAGAAGCAAACTTGACGGCCCAATGGCCCACATTAACGAGCTTTACGCTCGAAACGGAGTTACAGCAGACCAGGAGGGACTTCTGAATTTCGTGATTGCGACATCCGAGCTTCCCGAAACCTACTTTCTGATGAGTCGCGACCATCGCGAAGGGGCGATTCTCCGCTTCGTCGATCTTCTCGACATTCTTACGCGGCAGGGAACGGAGGTGCGACTGGAAAAAATGACTACGGTCAAGCTGGATATGGTGCGTCCGCTACCGGAAGACCCAGTCCAGTCGTTCGTTAGCGTTGGCGTCATCCACGCTGCCAGCAAGAGTAATATCTACAACTCCCATCTCGACCGATCGCCAAAGGAAGACCGTATAACCACGGAATTCCGGTTACCGCCAGGACAGTACAAGTATTACGTTCAAAGCGATGGATGCGCGATGCGGCTGCGGGATCTTGTAATTGACGAGAATCAGGCGGGTCAGGAAATGCGCATAGAAGCGAAGCTGAAACCCAAGTTCATTCTCGCTTATGCCGGAAAGGTCCCTCCGCCGCTCTGCACGACGGGAAGCGTCGGCGCCATATCGCCCGATGTGGTTACTACCCACAAGGGCCGACCTCTTTTGATTGTCTTTTTTCAAGCCATTGGGTGCGGGTCACAGGAGGACATCAAGAAACTCTTCGAACTCTATCGCCAGTTAGATCAGGCGCAAAAGCGCGACCGTATTCTGATTCATTGCCTGCCTGATGTTCGCGACGCAAAGGACTATCAGGCGAAGGTCGTCGATCCAATTCAACGAGAGCACAAGGACATTGATTTTTCGGCCCCCGTCCTCCTCGACGGCGATCTTTGCACAATCAGGAGATGGGGAATCGATCAGTTTCCCACTGCCGTTTTGCTCGACAAAGATGGCCGCGTGGTGGAACAAGCCTCCCCGTGGCATTTGTGGTCGCGTGTCGATTCTCTTGCTGACGAGGCCTCGAAATCCCACCCATAGCTTCGATTGTCATGAAATAGCGATCAGGACGCGCGTGGATCCGGATTC
Above is a window of Phycisphaerae bacterium DNA encoding:
- a CDS encoding B12-binding domain-containing protein; translated protein: MSTHELLNRYLDPLLQGQRHACREMVKSALDQGIHPRNLYQDLLWPAMARVDQLYREDRINLASEHMATRINRTVADHLQTRLDRKSPIDRRILITCAAGEPEEFSAQMCADLFEADGWEVFFLGGGVPHDETISLVGQLQPHLLLIFGSRPIDAPAVRELIDQVREINACPTMNIMVSGGVFNRAAELWKEVKADLFAETALEALELAGTAEPREAEMRIAGAPKKRRRRRRPPLLMQEEATV
- a CDS encoding DUF5655 domain-containing protein, whose product is MSHSCTNYTLDHHFRGKDPIFHKTFDKWLAAARKCGPITVISQKTRIVFSVRVRFASVIVRKNWLEAGLWLSREVPHPRLNRVANYMPGCYYHYFRFTRPADIDRDLGPLLREAYAIGCQRPLAKK